In Lutra lutra chromosome 6, mLutLut1.2, whole genome shotgun sequence, the following are encoded in one genomic region:
- the SMPDL3A gene encoding acid sphingomyelinase-like phosphodiesterase 3a isoform X2, with the protein MPSDPRKVGLGQHLATGGAAGGCGDQTPPGVLGERTSPRVSRKTEARSCKSRGPRGPESAQNTRELRSLLFPTGMHISVGLRDSPPHVPVYELSTDKVIDVIANMTTTIRTVFPNLQVFPALGNHDYWPQDQLPVVTSKVYNAVADLWKPWLDEEALRTLRKGGFYTQKVSPNLNLRIISLNTNLYYGPNIMTLNEMDPANQFEWLESILSTSQQNKEKVYIIAHIPVGYLPYSSSNTAMREFHNEKLINIFRKYSSVIVGQFYGHTHRDNMMVLSDEKGSPINSLFVAPAVTPVKSVLQNQTNNPGVRLFQYDPHDYKLLDMLQYYLNLTDANLKGESDWKLEYVLTQTYGIEDLQPKSLYGLAKQFAVPGNEQFLKYYNYFFVSYDSSVICDGKCKAYQICAILSLDHSSYIDCLKQHYIKYHS; encoded by the exons ATGCCTAGCGACCCGCGGAAGGTCGGGCTGGGTCAGCACCTTGCCACTGGGGGCGCTGCAGGGGGCTGCGGAGACCAGACTCCTCCGGGCGTCCTCGGAGAAAGGACATCTCCGCGTGTCTCAAGGAAAACGGAAGCTAGAAGCTGCAAGTCCCGCGGTCCCAGAGGGCCCGAATCTGCCCAGAACACAAGGGAGCTGCGGAGTTTGCTCTTCCCCACGGGGATGCACATTTCAGTGGGACTCAG GGATAGCCCACCTCACGTTCCAGTGTATGAACTTTCAACAGATAAAGTCATAGATGTGATTGCTAATATGACAACCACCATCCGGACTGTCTTTCCAAATCTCCAGGTGTTCCCTGCACTGGGTAATCATGACTATTGGCCACAG GATCAACTACCTGTAGTCACCAGCAAGGTGTACAATGCAGTAGCGGACCTCTGGAAACCCTGGTTAGATGAAGAAGCTCTTCGTACTTTAAGGAAAG gtGGCTTTTATACACAGAAAGTATCACCTAACCTGAACCTTAGGATCATCAGTCTAAACACAAACTTGTACTACGGCCCAAATATCATGACTCTGAATGAAATGGACCCAGCAAATCAGTTTGAATGGCTAGAGAGTATACTGAGCACTTCtcagcaaaataaagaaaag GTGTACATCATAGCACATATTCCTGTGGGCTATCTGCCCTATTCAAGCAGCAACACAGCAATGAGAGAATTCCATAATGagaaattgataaatatttttagaaaatacagcaGTGTCATTGTAGGACAATTTTATGGACACACTCACAGAGATAACATGATGGTTCTCTCTGATGAAAAAG GAAGTCCAATAAATTCCTTGTTTGTGGCTCCTGCTGTTACCCCAGTCAAGAGTGTTTTGCAAAATCAGACCAACAATCCCGGCGTCAGACTATTTCAGTATGATCCTCATGATTATAAATTATTG GATATGTTGCAGTATTATTTGAACCTGACAGATGCAAATCTGAAGGGAGAATCCGATTGGAAGCTGGAATATGTGCTGACTCAGACCTACGGCATTGAAGATTTGCAGCCAAAAAGTTTGTATGGATTAGCTAAACAATTTGCAGTCCCAGGAAATGAGCAGTTTCTAAAATACTATAATTACTTCTTTGTGAGTTATGACAGCAGTGTAATTTGTGATGGGAAATGTAAGGCCTATCAAATTTGTGCAATTTTGAGTCTTGATCATAGTTCCTATATAGATTGCCTCAAACAACATTATATTAAGTACCATtcctaa
- the SMPDL3A gene encoding acid sphingomyelinase-like phosphodiesterase 3a isoform X1, with protein MALLGAFVFCLLVVWHCLPGLGLPLAPGGSPSPAPAVGQFWHVTDLHLDPTYHITDDRTKVCASSKGANASNPGPFGDVLCDSPYHLILSAFDFIKNSGQEASFMIWTGDSPPHVPVYELSTDKVIDVIANMTTTIRTVFPNLQVFPALGNHDYWPQDQLPVVTSKVYNAVADLWKPWLDEEALRTLRKGGFYTQKVSPNLNLRIISLNTNLYYGPNIMTLNEMDPANQFEWLESILSTSQQNKEKVYIIAHIPVGYLPYSSSNTAMREFHNEKLINIFRKYSSVIVGQFYGHTHRDNMMVLSDEKGSPINSLFVAPAVTPVKSVLQNQTNNPGVRLFQYDPHDYKLLDMLQYYLNLTDANLKGESDWKLEYVLTQTYGIEDLQPKSLYGLAKQFAVPGNEQFLKYYNYFFVSYDSSVICDGKCKAYQICAILSLDHSSYIDCLKQHYIKYHS; from the exons ATGGCGCTGCTGGGCGCGTTTGTCTTCTGCCTGTTGGTCGTCTGGCATTGCCTTCCCGGGCTCGGACTGCCCCTGGCACCGGGTGGCAGCCCGAGTCCCGCTCCGGCGGTGG GACAGTTTTGGCATGTGACTGACTTGCACTTAGACCCTACTTATCACATCACAGATGACCGCACAAAAGTGTGTGCTTCATCTAAAGGCGCCAATGCCTCCAATCCTGGCCCTTTTGGAGATGTTCTGTGTGATTCTCCGTACCACCTTATTTTGTCGgcatttgattttattaaaaattcaggacaagaagcatctttcatgatATGGACAGG GGATAGCCCACCTCACGTTCCAGTGTATGAACTTTCAACAGATAAAGTCATAGATGTGATTGCTAATATGACAACCACCATCCGGACTGTCTTTCCAAATCTCCAGGTGTTCCCTGCACTGGGTAATCATGACTATTGGCCACAG GATCAACTACCTGTAGTCACCAGCAAGGTGTACAATGCAGTAGCGGACCTCTGGAAACCCTGGTTAGATGAAGAAGCTCTTCGTACTTTAAGGAAAG gtGGCTTTTATACACAGAAAGTATCACCTAACCTGAACCTTAGGATCATCAGTCTAAACACAAACTTGTACTACGGCCCAAATATCATGACTCTGAATGAAATGGACCCAGCAAATCAGTTTGAATGGCTAGAGAGTATACTGAGCACTTCtcagcaaaataaagaaaag GTGTACATCATAGCACATATTCCTGTGGGCTATCTGCCCTATTCAAGCAGCAACACAGCAATGAGAGAATTCCATAATGagaaattgataaatatttttagaaaatacagcaGTGTCATTGTAGGACAATTTTATGGACACACTCACAGAGATAACATGATGGTTCTCTCTGATGAAAAAG GAAGTCCAATAAATTCCTTGTTTGTGGCTCCTGCTGTTACCCCAGTCAAGAGTGTTTTGCAAAATCAGACCAACAATCCCGGCGTCAGACTATTTCAGTATGATCCTCATGATTATAAATTATTG GATATGTTGCAGTATTATTTGAACCTGACAGATGCAAATCTGAAGGGAGAATCCGATTGGAAGCTGGAATATGTGCTGACTCAGACCTACGGCATTGAAGATTTGCAGCCAAAAAGTTTGTATGGATTAGCTAAACAATTTGCAGTCCCAGGAAATGAGCAGTTTCTAAAATACTATAATTACTTCTTTGTGAGTTATGACAGCAGTGTAATTTGTGATGGGAAATGTAAGGCCTATCAAATTTGTGCAATTTTGAGTCTTGATCATAGTTCCTATATAGATTGCCTCAAACAACATTATATTAAGTACCATtcctaa
- the SMPDL3A gene encoding acid sphingomyelinase-like phosphodiesterase 3a isoform X3, translating to MIWTGDSPPHVPVYELSTDKVIDVIANMTTTIRTVFPNLQVFPALGNHDYWPQDQLPVVTSKVYNAVADLWKPWLDEEALRTLRKGGFYTQKVSPNLNLRIISLNTNLYYGPNIMTLNEMDPANQFEWLESILSTSQQNKEKVYIIAHIPVGYLPYSSSNTAMREFHNEKLINIFRKYSSVIVGQFYGHTHRDNMMVLSDEKGSPINSLFVAPAVTPVKSVLQNQTNNPGVRLFQYDPHDYKLLDMLQYYLNLTDANLKGESDWKLEYVLTQTYGIEDLQPKSLYGLAKQFAVPGNEQFLKYYNYFFVSYDSSVICDGKCKAYQICAILSLDHSSYIDCLKQHYIKYHS from the exons atgatATGGACAGG GGATAGCCCACCTCACGTTCCAGTGTATGAACTTTCAACAGATAAAGTCATAGATGTGATTGCTAATATGACAACCACCATCCGGACTGTCTTTCCAAATCTCCAGGTGTTCCCTGCACTGGGTAATCATGACTATTGGCCACAG GATCAACTACCTGTAGTCACCAGCAAGGTGTACAATGCAGTAGCGGACCTCTGGAAACCCTGGTTAGATGAAGAAGCTCTTCGTACTTTAAGGAAAG gtGGCTTTTATACACAGAAAGTATCACCTAACCTGAACCTTAGGATCATCAGTCTAAACACAAACTTGTACTACGGCCCAAATATCATGACTCTGAATGAAATGGACCCAGCAAATCAGTTTGAATGGCTAGAGAGTATACTGAGCACTTCtcagcaaaataaagaaaag GTGTACATCATAGCACATATTCCTGTGGGCTATCTGCCCTATTCAAGCAGCAACACAGCAATGAGAGAATTCCATAATGagaaattgataaatatttttagaaaatacagcaGTGTCATTGTAGGACAATTTTATGGACACACTCACAGAGATAACATGATGGTTCTCTCTGATGAAAAAG GAAGTCCAATAAATTCCTTGTTTGTGGCTCCTGCTGTTACCCCAGTCAAGAGTGTTTTGCAAAATCAGACCAACAATCCCGGCGTCAGACTATTTCAGTATGATCCTCATGATTATAAATTATTG GATATGTTGCAGTATTATTTGAACCTGACAGATGCAAATCTGAAGGGAGAATCCGATTGGAAGCTGGAATATGTGCTGACTCAGACCTACGGCATTGAAGATTTGCAGCCAAAAAGTTTGTATGGATTAGCTAAACAATTTGCAGTCCCAGGAAATGAGCAGTTTCTAAAATACTATAATTACTTCTTTGTGAGTTATGACAGCAGTGTAATTTGTGATGGGAAATGTAAGGCCTATCAAATTTGTGCAATTTTGAGTCTTGATCATAGTTCCTATATAGATTGCCTCAAACAACATTATATTAAGTACCATtcctaa